From the genome of Ignavibacteriales bacterium, one region includes:
- a CDS encoding Ig-like domain-containing protein: protein MNLRSYLFLCGLTFLLLNAGCQQNPVESTTATKASSISGLVLDAGSKPLALARVIDLGTLAKEDTTKSDGSYKLQLQLASNYNTSVFAILSGYVSDTQKVSLSPGEDKTPINIHMTVQDSSKIVSGISGPAASIILVKQTANTIALWGTGPNVTSTLTFKVVDSTGTPVVGINRSMVKFVLSGGPGAGEFIRPAAALTDAVGEVSTTVTSGTKPGVLQVIATTRGDSVKTSPVFLVTGRGLPDSAGVSIAATKLNIAGRVFSNLTTSISLFVGDRFGNPVADGTSITFVSNGGIIMPSATTKDGVATVDLKSGGADAPPGGLVTVSASTTGDKSYRLSDSLITRKMQILFSGPTQPPTLDTNAINLTIPNGGIKYFSFTVADDYGNPLVEGSTVTVTVKATDTLQTDLELFNNTKTFKDGQSRGATRISVGVHDKGSVKLAGILTFGIEIKSPNGDYSNSSWFQGYVAGEGAPTGTFNVPTKIELVDSISTLYLAETNISAEISKTLTFVVKDALNNPINAASKTLVTFSFLNQPGGTTLSKTQDSTNSSGRVAVKINSGNTWGTATVVAMTIGETGLISATSLPIKVARGLPDSTRIFLDIDKKNMFNKIGAALGTLSINLIDKDGFPAAPQDDLRASTTGGYVNPPSTTENGKSSLTLNGGLPEPNDPSPGLGNILLYVPVHGGVTVTKSQPFMFSYAPQIAYTKTTIIDSAANTLRASIADGGSVDVDYAVWDKNRNPISGGNSIKVTVTGPAVQELELSGDIDLTTTDTQAPLDAIHRFSIKNKSGGGKGSFVVTITVTGASGTSTRILNGYALPPVAAEKIALASEPLRILNVRGSGSNETSTLTYQVTNLTNNPIDANNAVYVDLSVLDVLGGVTISPTRILTDGSGKAVVTLTSGNRYGTVRVVASFNDGSTTISSPQEVFNVTGPAANNFALQISKNNLPGVGTSNPAVGIVTATVADSVGGSLPVGTRVNFRTLNGGAVTSTALTDANGVATANIKGGNIPNDPVRGMGFGTIQAWMMGNNGDTLKKSIPFLLSGPPATIYFTDAAGLPITPLSTPIADGGSEYVYFKIRDINWRPVSNDYAISVAVEGDSGSIDVKNISTIRDIANMSDTAQICSFQLIDKIKGGGTSGPIKVTITVSNKDIASTSITIPGTLAPAAGAISTRAAEINFVTSSTAPVYVQNTGLPSATTLTFALIDSNNHPVTLLKADNVLFSILNGTGQEWLSSTDTLSDANGQVTTTFHTGTKSGTFIVMAQLKNTPTIKASTNVTIVGGFPDPNKFTLQWAVTPPDTLLNLAGLVLNSVLVNVNILTLDKYSNPAKPSVIQFDETSGGSVGAVTTDASGRASASLSGGKPYPNEPSIGSEYGLVGPNRGFGFGFVKARTITENGTFLRDSLPFLFTGSPVITTNVDSVIVNDGGSADITVRIADVNGKMLSAFPKITITWKTEGVAAGSFSTETDLPSSFTPTDNAVFPTTYHLKITDNTPNGGISGHFTIKIDVDGPNGYKAKTIFGTLLPGVSGYASSIQLLAGSPSASTISVKGTGVTETSTMSFVVKDSLGNPVNPTHSATVSFSIVGGPGGGEFVSPLSAVTDANGKVTTTVNAGTKAGVMQVVATTTINSTTITSAPVPLTIASGLADPAHFTLWTDKLNWTGIGVQIGTVFVQMGDKYGNPVQPNTALYFTINGGIIASSGFTDALGHASASVFGGNPNPGIDTITVSTLGQGGVTITQKVTTVYSGVPIVRVDNTNLGTISVGSSLLVNYAVADANRNPLASGNTIGVTVSGTAGALAQLSGDISVTTTDTKDTNTTKYQFTIANNVPQGGSGGSFTVTITVNGPNGTTTKILTGTLASPLGTITAPTQIVLSTVSSSIIAASGTGGLNTSNLTFQALDAGGRAIGLAQSDTVFFSLSDTAGGAHLIPTWAMSDANGQASTKFYAGTKYGVPTVSARLKTISSQPVPVRISGPSWTNFNVTISANNLPGLSQIGTIVGKLNAQIGDTLGNPVLAGTIIKFTTSGGMVDASATTDVNGSANINISGGATPNEPSLGGIGWGYVTAQTQGNSGTTLQKRIPFLFSGAPIITTVNVPSNDTLILLDAGYTDIDYKIADGNGNPLAAGNAVQVTVSGADASEIGLSNYVDFSTNGTTDINQTTYRVRIADNLPSSGTGGYFDISIKVSGPNGISIRQFHGYLRAPGAITPPSPSAKMPAQIAFVSVSSTDIYVSGTGSTETSAITYEVRDSLGTLIDTHPRAFAQFTIQFFPNTYTNTGTQPRLIPNADSTDDNARLHVSIASGTQAGIIQVYAKIDLGGGKIVTSQPVKISVHAGFADQRHFTLAPKSFNFGGLETAFWPDQMTVQVVDKYSNPVLPGTAVYFNTMHGAIGTGKSGLNSIGTTDIDGFVNQTLWSSNPFPEFADTINLGPGFSWVYARTLGESATWVVDSALVIWTGQPIISNLTGPATYTIGNGGSAGPWTFTIADKYGHPMSSGTKITVAGAGLSIDGDANLTMPDIGPSQTTFIVPTGAGITSFTIVVSDADAGTVAVPPIKSLLTITIVHPVYGTFTRVIASGTVQ from the coding sequence ATGAATTTGCGTAGCTATTTGTTTTTATGTGGATTGACTTTTTTATTGCTCAATGCAGGATGTCAGCAAAATCCAGTAGAATCCACAACGGCAACTAAGGCGTCATCGATAAGTGGTCTTGTCCTCGATGCGGGGAGTAAACCGCTTGCCCTTGCTCGTGTCATTGACCTGGGAACGCTTGCCAAGGAAGATACTACGAAAAGTGACGGTTCCTATAAACTCCAATTACAGCTTGCGTCAAATTATAATACGTCTGTGTTCGCAATTTTGTCAGGATATGTTTCTGATACTCAAAAAGTAAGTTTAAGCCCGGGGGAAGACAAGACACCGATAAATATTCACATGACGGTGCAGGATTCCAGTAAAATAGTTTCCGGGATTTCAGGCCCAGCCGCCAGTATCATTCTTGTGAAGCAGACCGCAAACACAATTGCGCTTTGGGGAACGGGTCCAAATGTTACAAGCACTCTCACTTTTAAGGTTGTAGATTCAACAGGTACACCGGTTGTTGGAATCAATCGGAGCATGGTGAAATTTGTTTTAAGCGGTGGTCCCGGTGCTGGGGAATTTATTCGACCGGCAGCTGCACTCACAGATGCGGTTGGTGAGGTTTCTACCACTGTCACCAGTGGAACGAAACCAGGTGTTTTGCAGGTGATCGCTACGACACGAGGGGATAGCGTTAAAACAAGTCCGGTTTTTCTTGTAACGGGCCGTGGATTACCTGACAGCGCTGGTGTTTCGATCGCTGCGACTAAATTGAATATTGCCGGTCGTGTATTCTCTAACCTCACGACTTCAATCTCATTATTTGTGGGTGATAGATTTGGAAACCCTGTTGCTGATGGAACATCCATTACATTTGTTTCAAATGGAGGCATTATTATGCCTTCAGCAACAACGAAAGATGGAGTAGCAACCGTCGATTTAAAAAGTGGGGGCGCAGATGCACCTCCGGGCGGACTCGTTACAGTCTCTGCATCAACGACCGGTGATAAATCGTACAGGTTATCGGACAGTCTTATCACTCGTAAAATGCAAATCTTATTCTCGGGACCGACTCAGCCGCCAACACTTGATACAAATGCAATAAATCTTACTATTCCAAACGGAGGAATCAAGTATTTTAGTTTTACAGTTGCAGATGATTATGGAAATCCTCTCGTTGAAGGATCAACAGTCACAGTAACTGTCAAAGCGACCGATACGTTGCAAACCGATTTGGAACTTTTCAACAATACAAAGACTTTTAAAGATGGTCAATCTCGGGGCGCAACGCGCATCAGTGTAGGTGTTCATGATAAAGGAAGCGTTAAACTTGCAGGAATTCTTACCTTCGGTATTGAAATTAAAAGCCCGAATGGTGATTATTCGAATAGCAGCTGGTTTCAAGGTTATGTTGCAGGTGAAGGTGCTCCAACCGGTACTTTCAATGTGCCAACGAAAATTGAACTTGTCGATTCAATCAGTACTTTATATTTAGCAGAAACGAATATATCAGCTGAAATAAGTAAAACCTTGACCTTTGTTGTCAAAGACGCGTTAAATAATCCGATCAATGCGGCAAGTAAAACCCTTGTTACATTCTCGTTTTTAAATCAACCAGGTGGAACCACACTTTCTAAAACACAAGATTCTACAAATTCTTCTGGTAGGGTCGCGGTAAAAATTAATTCGGGAAATACATGGGGAACCGCAACAGTTGTCGCTATGACAATTGGCGAAACCGGTCTTATCTCGGCAACCTCATTGCCCATTAAAGTAGCACGAGGATTACCCGATTCAACTCGCATCTTTCTTGATATCGACAAGAAGAATATGTTCAACAAAATAGGCGCCGCACTTGGTACGTTGAGTATTAATTTAATAGATAAAGATGGCTTCCCTGCTGCTCCACAGGATGATCTCAGAGCAAGTACAACAGGTGGTTATGTCAATCCACCTTCAACAACAGAAAATGGAAAATCTTCACTGACATTAAACGGCGGATTACCTGAACCGAACGATCCGTCACCAGGTTTGGGGAATATTTTACTCTATGTACCTGTCCATGGCGGAGTGACTGTCACGAAGAGCCAGCCATTTATGTTCTCTTATGCACCTCAAATCGCTTACACGAAAACAACTATTATAGATTCGGCTGCAAATACTCTGCGAGCTTCTATTGCTGATGGCGGATCTGTCGATGTAGATTACGCAGTATGGGATAAAAATAGGAATCCCATCTCTGGTGGTAACTCTATTAAAGTTACTGTGACCGGGCCTGCAGTGCAAGAACTTGAATTAAGCGGTGATATTGATTTGACAACCACAGATACACAAGCTCCGTTAGATGCAATACATCGTTTCTCTATCAAGAATAAAAGCGGCGGAGGTAAGGGTAGCTTTGTTGTTACAATTACTGTAACGGGTGCATCTGGAACTTCAACAAGAATACTCAATGGTTATGCATTGCCGCCTGTTGCGGCAGAAAAGATCGCACTTGCCAGTGAACCACTGCGCATCTTGAATGTTCGAGGAAGCGGCAGTAATGAAACATCAACATTAACATATCAAGTCACCAACTTAACGAATAATCCCATTGATGCAAATAATGCAGTTTATGTAGATCTAAGCGTTCTTGATGTATTAGGTGGTGTTACGATATCTCCAACACGCATCCTCACAGATGGCTCGGGAAAAGCTGTCGTCACATTGACATCAGGCAACCGTTATGGAACTGTGCGAGTGGTTGCATCCTTCAATGATGGATCAACGACTATTTCTTCTCCACAGGAAGTCTTTAATGTAACCGGTCCGGCAGCTAACAATTTCGCGTTACAAATATCGAAGAATAACTTGCCGGGTGTAGGTACATCGAATCCTGCTGTTGGAATTGTGACCGCCACAGTTGCCGATTCGGTAGGCGGTTCTTTGCCGGTTGGAACGAGAGTCAATTTTAGAACGCTCAATGGAGGTGCTGTAACGAGTACAGCATTAACGGATGCTAATGGAGTAGCGACAGCTAATATTAAAGGTGGTAATATTCCCAATGATCCTGTAAGGGGAATGGGATTTGGTACTATACAGGCGTGGATGATGGGTAATAATGGAGACACTCTGAAGAAATCCATTCCATTCTTACTGTCCGGTCCTCCGGCAACGATTTATTTCACAGATGCCGCTGGATTGCCAATTACTCCGCTAAGCACTCCAATCGCGGATGGCGGATCTGAGTATGTGTACTTTAAGATCCGCGATATTAACTGGCGCCCTGTCTCGAATGACTATGCGATCTCAGTAGCGGTTGAAGGAGATAGCGGTTCCATTGATGTAAAAAATATTAGCACGATTCGTGATATAGCGAATATGAGCGATACTGCTCAAATATGTTCTTTTCAATTGATAGATAAAATTAAAGGTGGCGGGACAAGTGGTCCAATTAAAGTAACGATTACAGTATCGAATAAAGATATTGCTTCGACCAGTATAACTATTCCGGGAACGTTAGCTCCAGCGGCAGGTGCAATCTCCACGCGAGCAGCCGAGATAAACTTCGTCACAAGTTCAACAGCACCGGTGTATGTGCAGAATACAGGATTACCAAGTGCAACTACATTGACATTTGCATTGATTGATTCCAATAATCATCCCGTGACACTCTTGAAGGCGGATAATGTACTCTTTAGCATCCTGAACGGAACAGGACAGGAATGGTTGTCAAGTACTGATACGTTAAGCGATGCAAATGGACAGGTAACAACGACATTCCATACGGGTACAAAGTCCGGAACATTTATCGTAATGGCACAATTGAAGAATACACCAACGATAAAAGCGAGTACAAATGTAACTATTGTTGGAGGATTCCCGGATCCCAATAAATTTACGCTGCAATGGGCAGTAACTCCACCGGATACTTTATTGAATTTGGCAGGATTGGTATTGAACAGTGTTTTGGTCAATGTAAATATTTTAACGCTTGATAAGTATAGCAACCCGGCAAAGCCGTCAGTCATTCAGTTTGACGAAACTTCTGGTGGTTCTGTTGGAGCTGTGACGACAGATGCCAGTGGAAGGGCTAGTGCGTCTCTGTCAGGTGGAAAGCCATATCCCAATGAACCGAGTATTGGTTCTGAATATGGCCTTGTTGGTCCAAATCGTGGATTTGGATTTGGATTTGTAAAAGCGCGAACAATAACTGAGAATGGGACTTTCCTGCGCGATAGTCTGCCATTCCTCTTCACAGGTTCACCGGTCATTACAACGAATGTCGATTCGGTCATTGTCAATGATGGTGGATCAGCAGATATTACTGTTAGAATTGCTGATGTGAATGGCAAAATGTTATCAGCTTTTCCCAAAATCACAATTACGTGGAAAACAGAAGGTGTCGCAGCCGGTAGTTTTTCGACTGAAACTGATTTACCTTCAAGTTTCACGCCGACAGATAATGCCGTGTTTCCAACGACATATCATTTAAAGATTACGGATAATACTCCTAATGGCGGTATTAGCGGTCATTTTACAATTAAAATTGACGTTGATGGACCGAATGGATATAAAGCAAAAACAATTTTTGGAACTCTCTTGCCCGGTGTTTCCGGATACGCATCGAGCATTCAACTTTTAGCGGGTTCACCGAGTGCATCGACTATTTCTGTGAAGGGCACAGGAGTTACAGAGACATCGACGATGAGTTTCGTTGTAAAAGACTCATTAGGGAATCCAGTCAATCCTACACATTCTGCAACGGTTTCATTTAGTATTGTTGGTGGTCCTGGCGGTGGTGAATTTGTTTCGCCGCTATCAGCCGTCACAGATGCAAATGGGAAAGTCACAACCACGGTAAATGCTGGCACAAAAGCTGGTGTTATGCAAGTAGTTGCAACAACAACAATTAATAGTACAACTATCACATCAGCTCCAGTTCCATTAACGATAGCCAGTGGATTGGCGGATCCGGCACACTTTACGCTATGGACAGATAAATTAAATTGGACAGGAATAGGCGTTCAGATTGGAACTGTGTTTGTGCAAATGGGTGATAAATATGGCAATCCAGTTCAACCCAACACGGCTTTGTATTTCACAATTAATGGAGGTATCATTGCTTCCTCTGGCTTTACAGATGCCCTGGGTCATGCTTCAGCGAGTGTTTTTGGAGGAAATCCAAATCCTGGTATCGATACGATTACAGTATCTACTTTAGGTCAGGGTGGGGTAACAATTACACAAAAGGTTACCACAGTATACTCTGGTGTCCCAATCGTGAGGGTGGATAATACAAACCTTGGAACGATCAGTGTTGGGAGTTCTCTGTTAGTAAACTATGCAGTTGCGGATGCAAACAGAAATCCGCTTGCAAGTGGCAATACAATAGGTGTCACTGTAAGTGGTACAGCCGGTGCACTGGCGCAATTAAGTGGTGACATCTCGGTCACAACAACGGATACGAAAGATACGAACACAACGAAGTATCAGTTTACGATTGCCAACAATGTACCGCAAGGCGGGTCAGGTGGAAGCTTCACGGTGACGATTACTGTCAATGGTCCCAATGGAACAACAACCAAGATATTGACAGGAACACTGGCATCACCATTAGGGACAATCACAGCTCCGACACAAATAGTTCTTTCCACTGTGAGTAGCTCTATCATTGCAGCGAGTGGAACGGGTGGTCTCAATACATCTAATTTGACCTTCCAGGCATTGGATGCTGGAGGACGTGCTATCGGTTTAGCACAAAGTGATACAGTATTCTTCTCACTCTCGGATACAGCGGGCGGTGCGCATCTTATCCCAACCTGGGCGATGAGCGATGCAAATGGACAAGCATCAACGAAATTCTATGCAGGCACAAAATATGGCGTTCCTACGGTTTCTGCGAGATTGAAAACAATATCCTCTCAGCCGGTACCTGTAAGAATTTCCGGGCCATCATGGACGAACTTCAATGTTACAATTTCTGCCAATAACCTTCCGGGTTTATCACAGATTGGAACTATCGTGGGCAAATTAAATGCCCAAATTGGTGACACGCTTGGTAATCCAGTGCTTGCTGGTACAATTATCAAGTTTACGACAAGCGGTGGTATGGTGGATGCCTCGGCAACTACAGATGTCAATGGATCTGCGAATATCAATATATCCGGCGGTGCCACTCCGAATGAACCATCGCTTGGTGGAATTGGATGGGGGTATGTAACGGCTCAGACACAAGGAAATAGCGGAACGACATTACAGAAAAGAATTCCATTCTTATTTTCCGGTGCCCCGATCATAACGACCGTGAACGTACCATCAAATGATACTCTTATACTCCTCGATGCAGGTTATACTGATATCGATTATAAGATTGCAGATGGTAATGGGAATCCCCTTGCGGCAGGTAATGCTGTGCAGGTGACTGTTTCTGGAGCCGATGCAAGTGAGATTGGTTTAAGTAATTATGTTGATTTCTCGACGAATGGTACAACAGATATCAATCAAACGACCTACCGTGTAAGAATTGCTGATAATCTTCCATCGTCTGGAACGGGTGGTTATTTTGATATATCAATTAAGGTCAGTGGTCCCAATGGAATTAGCATAAGACAATTCCACGGATATCTCCGCGCTCCCGGGGCAATCACTCCACCATCTCCGTCTGCGAAGATGCCCGCACAAATTGCATTTGTGAGTGTCTCTTCAACGGATATTTATGTTTCCGGAACAGGTTCTACAGAGACTTCTGCTATTACGTATGAAGTGCGCGATTCTCTGGGAACGTTGATCGATACACATCCAAGAGCATTTGCACAATTTACTATACAGTTTTTCCCGAATACATATACGAACACAGGCACACAACCTCGATTAATTCCGAACGCTGACAGCACAGACGATAATGCACGCTTACATGTTTCTATAGCCAGCGGCACGCAGGCAGGGATAATTCAAGTGTATGCGAAGATAGATCTTGGTGGAGGAAAAATAGTTACATCTCAACCTGTGAAGATATCAGTTCATGCAGGATTTGCAGATCAGCGTCATTTCACATTAGCACCCAAATCTTTCAACTTCGGTGGACTTGAGACTGCATTTTGGCCTGATCAAATGACTGTTCAAGTTGTTGATAAATACAGCAATCCAGTTCTTCCTGGTACGGCCGTCTATTTCAATACAATGCATGGCGCGATCGGAACAGGTAAGAGCGGATTAAACAGTATTGGTACTACGGATATTGATGGATTTGTTAATCAAACCTTATGGTCAAGTAATCCATTTCCTGAATTCGCAGATACCATAAATCTCGGTCCCGGTTTTTCATGGGTTTATGCCCGCACGTTAGGAGAATCTGCAACTTGGGTTGTGGATTCAGCGCTGGTAATATGGACAGGTCAACCTATCATTTCAAATCTGACAGGTCCAGCGACATATACTATAGGTAATGGTGGTTCTGCAGGTCCTTGGACATTTACAATTGCCGATAAATACGGGCATCCAATGTCCTCAGGAACAAAAATAACCGTTGCTGGCGCCGGTCTGTCGATCGATGGTGATGCCAACTTGACAATGCCTGATATAGGACCAAGTCAAACAACATTTATTGTCCCTACAGGAGCTGGAATCACTTCATTTACCATCGTTGTTTCTGATGCTGATGCAGGTACAGTTGCTGTACCTCCTATCAAATCGCTGCTTACCATTACCATCGTTCATCCTGTCTATGGTACATTTACGAGAGTAATAGCTTCTGGGACGGTGCAATGA
- the hemL gene encoding glutamate-1-semialdehyde 2,1-aminomutase gives MQRRILRRRFKTTKSNKLFAKAQNCIPGGVNSPVRAFKSVGRTPLFIKRASAAYIWDEDRNKYIDYVGSWGPMLLGHANPAILKAIREAVKRGTSFGAPTSLEVKMAELITKIVPSLERVRMVNSGTEATMSVIRLARAFTGKDKIIKFEGCYHGHGDSFLIKAGSGAMTLGVPDSPGVPAMIAVNTLTARYNDLASVRTAFEENKDQIAAIIVEPVAGNMGCVPPAEGFLQGLRSLCNEFNALLIFDEVMTGFRVAIGGAQALYDIQPDLTTLGKIIGGGLPVGAYGGKKEIMQMVAPAGPMYQAGTLSGNPLAMAAGFTMLRILHTNKMIYKQLEQRSAQLEEGVRENLQKLGLGYTFNRVGSMFTLFFTSRPVTDYDSAKTSDTAKFSSYFNAMLEHGIYLPPSQFETVFISTAHSERLIEKTIKASYKALQR, from the coding sequence ATGCAACGACGAATTCTGAGACGGCGATTTAAAACAACAAAATCCAACAAATTATTTGCTAAAGCTCAAAACTGTATCCCCGGCGGTGTGAATTCTCCAGTACGTGCTTTTAAATCAGTCGGACGAACTCCGCTCTTTATAAAGCGTGCAAGCGCAGCGTATATTTGGGATGAAGATCGAAACAAATATATCGATTACGTAGGTTCGTGGGGACCAATGCTTCTCGGCCATGCAAATCCTGCAATACTCAAAGCCATACGGGAAGCTGTAAAACGCGGTACCAGCTTCGGTGCGCCGACAAGTCTTGAGGTTAAGATGGCAGAGCTCATCACCAAAATCGTTCCTTCCCTTGAGAGAGTACGGATGGTAAATTCCGGCACTGAAGCGACGATGAGCGTCATCCGATTGGCCCGTGCCTTCACCGGAAAGGATAAAATTATTAAGTTCGAAGGATGCTACCATGGACATGGCGATTCTTTTTTAATCAAAGCTGGTTCAGGTGCAATGACACTTGGCGTTCCCGATAGTCCCGGTGTTCCAGCAATGATTGCAGTGAATACACTGACAGCTCGGTACAACGATCTCGCATCAGTGCGAACGGCGTTTGAAGAAAATAAAGATCAAATTGCAGCAATTATTGTAGAGCCGGTGGCGGGCAATATGGGCTGCGTGCCGCCTGCTGAAGGATTCCTGCAGGGATTGCGTTCGCTGTGCAACGAGTTCAATGCCCTGCTTATTTTTGACGAAGTGATGACAGGGTTTCGAGTTGCAATTGGCGGAGCACAAGCACTCTATGATATTCAACCGGATTTAACTACGCTTGGCAAGATTATTGGGGGCGGACTTCCTGTTGGTGCATACGGCGGGAAAAAAGAAATTATGCAGATGGTGGCTCCTGCCGGACCAATGTACCAAGCCGGAACGCTTTCTGGAAATCCACTGGCAATGGCGGCTGGATTTACCATGCTGCGCATTCTTCATACTAATAAGATGATCTACAAACAGCTTGAACAGCGATCTGCACAACTCGAAGAAGGAGTACGAGAGAATTTACAAAAGTTAGGACTTGGCTATACTTTTAATCGAGTAGGATCGATGTTTACACTCTTTTTTACTTCGAGGCCCGTGACTGACTATGACTCTGCAAAAACATCTGATACAGCAAAATTCTCGTCGTATTTTAACGCGATGCTAGAGCATGGAATTTATTTACCACCATCACAGTTTGAAACAGTGTTTATCTCCACGGCTCATTCTGAACGGCTCATAGAGAAAACTATCAAGGCAAGCTACAAAGCATTGCAGCGGTAG
- the hemB gene encoding porphobilinogen synthase, which translates to MNEKNISIGYSKSTPAEPFRRFRRTRMTEALRSMIREIELSVNDFIYPLFVVPGVKFRKEIGSMPGVFQLSVDELVRECTEVKALGIPAVILFGIPDQKDVVGSSAYDEHGIVQTAVRALKKEVPDLVVITDVCLCEYTSHGHCGIVCGNEILNDASIELLAKEALTHAQAGADIIAPSDMFDGRVKVIRQILDGNDFHNIPIMSYAAKYASGFYGPFREAAESTPKFGDRRSHQMDPANSDEALREVEQDIREGADIVMVKPALSYLDVIRRVKDRFQMPTAAYNVSGEYSMIKAAGRNGWIDEPRVMMEVLTSIKRAGADMILTYFAKDAAKVLSEKK; encoded by the coding sequence ATGAATGAAAAAAACATTTCTATCGGTTACTCCAAGAGCACACCCGCCGAACCATTTCGCCGGTTCCGACGCACACGAATGACAGAAGCACTCCGTTCCATGATACGTGAGATTGAACTTTCTGTCAACGATTTCATCTATCCACTCTTCGTTGTTCCCGGGGTAAAATTCCGGAAAGAAATTGGATCTATGCCGGGAGTATTTCAGCTCTCCGTGGATGAACTTGTACGCGAGTGCACAGAAGTGAAAGCGCTTGGTATTCCTGCCGTTATTCTCTTTGGTATTCCCGACCAGAAGGATGTCGTTGGAAGCAGCGCGTATGACGAACATGGCATCGTTCAAACTGCTGTCCGTGCACTAAAAAAGGAAGTTCCAGATTTAGTGGTCATCACAGATGTGTGCCTTTGCGAATACACATCGCACGGTCATTGTGGTATCGTGTGCGGTAACGAAATTTTAAATGATGCTTCCATCGAATTGCTGGCCAAGGAAGCATTGACGCATGCCCAAGCCGGTGCGGATATCATTGCTCCATCGGATATGTTCGATGGGAGGGTGAAAGTTATCCGTCAAATACTTGATGGTAATGATTTCCATAATATTCCAATCATGTCATACGCGGCAAAGTACGCATCCGGGTTTTATGGACCATTCCGTGAAGCGGCAGAAAGTACACCAAAATTTGGCGACCGCCGGTCGCATCAAATGGATCCCGCCAACAGTGATGAAGCATTACGCGAAGTTGAGCAGGATATTCGTGAAGGCGCGGATATTGTGATGGTGAAGCCGGCATTATCATATCTTGATGTTATTCGTCGTGTGAAAGACCGATTTCAAATGCCCACAGCTGCATATAACGTGAGCGGCGAATATTCGATGATTAAAGCGGCAGGCCGGAACGGATGGATTGACGAACCGCGAGTCATGATGGAAGTTCTGACGAGCATCAAGCGAGCCGGCGCGGATATGATTCTCACCTACTTTGCAAAAGATGCAGCAAAAGTGTTAAGCGAAAAAAAGTAA